The genomic stretch CTGACGCCGGTGAGGCTGTCTTCGGGGCGGCCCGCGCCGGTGTTCGACCACCAATGATCGAGCGCGCCGCGCGGGCCGCCCTGATGGCACACCAGCGCGCCGCCGTCGTCGACCAGGTGCACCCGCCACCAGCAGAGGTTGGCGCCGAAGAACGCGACGTTCCCGCCGCGTGCCACATAGGCTTCGACATGGTCGCGCGTCGGCTCGCTCCAGTATTCGTCGTGCCCGACGCTCACCATCAGCCGGTAGCGGTCGCACAGGCGCGCGTCGTGGTGCAGGTCGAGGTCGCAGCAGAACTCGGGCTGGTAGCCGCGGCGCAGCAACCATTGGATGAAGAGCGCGTCCCAGTGCGCGAAGGTCTGGCGTGGCGAGCCGAGGTCGTAGTGGTCGAGGGCACCCCAGGTGTCGCCGCCAATGCCGCCGCCGGGCCGTCGCAGCGACACCTTGCTGCCCGGTGGCTCGACCGACCTGACTGGGTCGACATAAAAGCAGCCGCCGCCGGTGCAGTTGTAGGCGTGGTAAGTGGCCAGCGGGATCTTGTACAGCAGCCCGGCGCGGCCGCGGCCGCGCACGACAAACAGGGCCGATGCCGGCTCGCACAAGCCCTGGAATGCGACGGCCTCGGGCTCCTGCAGGTGCGCGACGTAAACGGCCGACGGCCAGTCGTGCGGAAGGTCGAACCGGTAGGCCGGCCAGTGCCAGTCGCTGGCGGGCCCCTCGGGCGAGGCCGAGGCCCCGGGCTGCCAGTCGGACTGCCATACCGGGACGAAACCGTCGCCCCAGCGGTAGACACACACGCGAAAGCGCGGCGCGTCGGTCGCGACGTGCAGCACCAGCGGCTCCCCCGGCGCCAGGCTGGGCTGTCCCGGATACCCGCGGATCATGCGCTGCTCACCGTCACGGCTGGCGGGGCAGCTCGGGCTCGCTGCGCTTGCGCACCAGGAAGGGCGGCATGGCCAACGCATGCATCGGTGTGCGGCGGAAGGTTTCCAGCGCTTCGGCCGGGGTCTCGACGATGGGCTCTTCCTTGCGGTTGAACGAGGTGTTCAGCAGCACGGGCACACCGGTGCGCGCCTCGAAGGCGAGCAGCAGCGCACGCAGCAACGGGTCGTCGTGTTCCGCCACCGTTTGCAGCCGGGCGGTGCAGTCGACGTGCGTCACGGCCGGGATGATGTTGGCCGCTTCGGGCCGCACGGGGGCGGCGAACTGCATGAAGGGCGAGGGCCGGCGGATGTCGAAATAGCGGTCGGCGTGTTCGAGCAGCACGATGGGCGCGAGCGGGCGGAACCACTCGCGTTCCTTGACCTTCGAGTTGATCCAATCGCGCACATAACCCTGGCGCGGGTCGCCCAGGATGCTGCGGTGGCCCAGGGCGCGCGGGCCGAATTCGCTGCGCCCCTGGTAGAGCGCCACGACCCGGGTCTGGGCCAGCAGGTCCACGACACGGCCGACCAAATCGTCGGGCTGCTCGACGATGAGGTCGTCGCTCGCCTGCAGCGCCGCCTCGATGTCGGCGGCCCGGGGCGGCGGGCCGAGGTAGTCGTCGCGCCAGCGCCATTCGCAGGGCAGGCCGAGCAACTCGGTCATGCCGTAGACCGCGCAGCCGATCGCGGTGCCGGCATCGCTCGGCGCCGGCGGGATGAAGATGCGCCGGAAGGGCGTCTCGCGCAGCAGCCGGTCGTTGGCCGAGCAGTTCAGGCCGGTGCCACCGGCGAAACACAGGTTGTCGGCGCCGGTGCGGGCGTGCAGCCAGCGCGCGACCTGCAGCAAGGCCTCTTCGAACGCCCGCTGGCCGGCGGCGGCGAGGTTGGCGATGTCCTTGAAGCGCGCGGTGTCGCCGCTGCTGTAGCGGAAGCGGTCGCGCTGCCGCAGGATCTCGACCCAGGCCGACGGGATGGTCACCTGTGCACCGTCCACCTCCAGCGGCGGCAGGCCCAGTGCGTCCGGGTCGCCGTGCGGAGCCAGGCCCATCACCTTGCCTTCACTGCCTTCGCCGCGGAACATCGATTGCGTCAGCAGGAAATAGAACATGCCCAGCCCGACCAGGCGCTGCTCGTCCCGCATCCACAACTGCTTGTCGAGACATTCGATGCACTGGCGGTCGACGCTGTAGAACGACGAGACCTCGCGCCAGTGGGGCGGCACGGCGGCGGCGCCCGCCCAGGCTTCGGTGAAGTCGCTGACCGGGCTGCCCTGGCCATCGACGATCATCACCGCCGCCGCGTCGAAGGGCGAGGGATGGAACACGCTGTACAGATGCGAGACGTGGTGGGAGATGCGGGCCCGCTTGCAATCGGGCGACAGCCTCAGCACCTCGGCCAGCTCCTGCTCGTAGGCGCCCAGGTGGTCGATCTCGGCGTCCGACGAATAGCACTCGACCACCGCGTCGATCGGCCGGTCCAGCCCTGCCAGGGCTTGCCGGTAGACCTTGCGCAAATCGTCCAGCTTGCCCCAGTGGTGCTTGTGGCGCGTCAGCCGCTCCTTCTGGATCGCGCTGATGACGCGTGAACCTTGCATCAGGCAGATGCTGGCGTCCTGGGTCCGGTTGATGCCCAGGATGATCGGCTCGTCCATCGCTTCCTCGCTTTCCTCATGCTGATTCATCTGCATGGAAAGGCCGAGGCCCCGCCACGGCGCGTCGGCCAAGGTGACGGCGAGCGGTCTCGTGTCGCCCACCGTCGGCGTGTCGAAGCGCTTCACGGCAGTAGCAATCTGCGTGCGGAGGATGCGAGAAGAAACGGAAGCGCCCTGCTGCGCAAAAAGCGCAACAGGGCGTTTAGGCCGGTGATGGGGCGGCCCGAGGCGGCCGCGAGTGCCCGGCGAGGCCCGGGCACTCTCGTTGGCGGACGATCAGGCGCCGACCGGCTTGGCTTCCTTGTGACGCACGACGATGGTCGCGGAGCGGCCCGGCAGGATCGGGTTCTGCCCCGGCTGGTTCGACGGCCACGCGCCGAGCGCGGAGGACGGGTGCTGAATGTTGATGAAGAAGGTCTTCAGGTCCGGCGTGTAGGCGAGGCCGGTGATCTCGCAGCCGTCAGGGCCGACCAGGAAGCGGCGCGACGCGCGACTCTTCTGGTCGACGTAGTACATCGCGTTGTTGCCGAAGACGCTGGTGGTCGACGCGCTGGTGCTGGCGTCGGTCTGCACCCACAGACGGCCTTGCGGGTCGACGCGCAGGCCGTCCGGGCTCGAGAACGTGTCGCCGACGATGTTGCCCTTGAGGTTGTCCTCGGCCAGGCTGGGGTCGCCGGCCAGCAGGAACAGTTCCCACTTGAAGGTGGTGGCGGTCGGCGCATCGCCGGCCTCGGTCCACTGCACGATGTGGCCGTGCTTGTTGCTGACGCGCGGGTTGGCCGGGTCGGTGACCGTGCGACCGCCGTTGTTCGTCAACGTCATGTAGATCTTCTTGTCCAGGCCCACCGTGACCCATTCCGGGCGGTCCATCAGCGTCGCGCCCGCAACCCGGGCAGCGGCCTTGGTGTTGAGCAACACGTCGGCCTGGGTCAGGAAGTCGATCGTCTCATCGTCTGCCGCACCCTGCGTCTCGTTGCCGGGATCGACGGCGCCCGCGGTCAGGCCGCTCTGGCCCTGCACCAGCGGCAGCCACTGGCCGGTGCCATCGGC from Caldimonas brevitalea encodes the following:
- a CDS encoding N,N-dimethylformamidase beta subunit family domain-containing protein encodes the protein MIRGYPGQPSLAPGEPLVLHVATDAPRFRVCVYRWGDGFVPVWQSDWQPGASASPEGPASDWHWPAYRFDLPHDWPSAVYVAHLQEPEAVAFQGLCEPASALFVVRGRGRAGLLYKIPLATYHAYNCTGGGCFYVDPVRSVEPPGSKVSLRRPGGGIGGDTWGALDHYDLGSPRQTFAHWDALFIQWLLRRGYQPEFCCDLDLHHDARLCDRYRLMVSVGHDEYWSEPTRDHVEAYVARGGNVAFFGANLCWWRVHLVDDGGALVCHQGGPRGALDHWWSNTGAGRPEDSLTGVSYRHGGGWWDGPRHGDGYRVQQPDHWVFEGTQLRRGERFGHDTAPPLVGYECDGAPLSHIDPETGVAVLAEDAHRTGTPPGFQLLAAAPLGPEWQELPPREGLAAREGVHAATMGVFSPGGTVFTVGTTDWAQVLASGQDARVERITRNVLDQLLADTEAPARRLAARP
- a CDS encoding carbamoyltransferase, yielding MKRFDTPTVGDTRPLAVTLADAPWRGLGLSMQMNQHEESEEAMDEPIILGINRTQDASICLMQGSRVISAIQKERLTRHKHHWGKLDDLRKVYRQALAGLDRPIDAVVECYSSDAEIDHLGAYEQELAEVLRLSPDCKRARISHHVSHLYSVFHPSPFDAAAVMIVDGQGSPVSDFTEAWAGAAAVPPHWREVSSFYSVDRQCIECLDKQLWMRDEQRLVGLGMFYFLLTQSMFRGEGSEGKVMGLAPHGDPDALGLPPLEVDGAQVTIPSAWVEILRQRDRFRYSSGDTARFKDIANLAAAGQRAFEEALLQVARWLHARTGADNLCFAGGTGLNCSANDRLLRETPFRRIFIPPAPSDAGTAIGCAVYGMTELLGLPCEWRWRDDYLGPPPRAADIEAALQASDDLIVEQPDDLVGRVVDLLAQTRVVALYQGRSEFGPRALGHRSILGDPRQGYVRDWINSKVKEREWFRPLAPIVLLEHADRYFDIRRPSPFMQFAAPVRPEAANIIPAVTHVDCTARLQTVAEHDDPLLRALLLAFEARTGVPVLLNTSFNRKEEPIVETPAEALETFRRTPMHALAMPPFLVRKRSEPELPRQP